In a single window of the Acipenser ruthenus chromosome 20, fAciRut3.2 maternal haplotype, whole genome shotgun sequence genome:
- the LOC117425258 gene encoding single-stranded DNA cytosine deaminase-like, translated as MTQKTMDSVFMKQKKFIYHYRNLRWAFGRHETYLCYIVKRRDSPTSDSLDFGFLRNRSGCHVEVLFLRYMSAWQIDPRLSYSVTWFCSWSPCFGCALHLAQFLSEHPNLRLRIFAARLYFCEDKNSEPEGLRRLKAAGAHIAVMTFKDYFYCWHTFVASRDRAFKAWEGLNANSIRLARQLRRILQPVDEIDDLRDAFKLLGF; from the exons ATGACTCAAAAAACGATGGACAG CGTGTTCATGAAACAGAAGAAGTTCATCTACCACTATAGGAACCTGCGCTGGGCTTTCGGGCGTCATGAGACTTACTTGTGCTACATTGTGAAGAGGAGAGACAGCCCCACTTCTGACTCCTTAGACTTTGGATTCCTTCGCAATCGTTCCGGCTGCCACGTCGAG GTGTTGTTTCTGCGCTATATGAGTGCTTGGCAGATCGACCCTCGTCTCAGTTACTCTGTCACCTGGTTCTGCTCCTGGTCTCCCTGTTTCGGCTGCGCGCTCCACCTGGCTCAGTTCCTGTCTGAGCACCCCAACTTACGCCTGCGCATCTTCGCGGCCCGTCTGTATTTCTGCGAGGACAAGAATTCGGAGCCTGAAGGACTGAGGAGACTCAAAGCTGCAGGGGCGCATATTGCAGTCATGACCTTCAAAG ACTATTTCTACTGCTGGCACACGTTCGTCGCCAGTCGAGACCGTGCGTTCAAAGCCTGGGAGGGGCTCAACGCAAACTCCATCCGACTGGCTCGACAACTCAGACGCATCCTCCAG